One Streptosporangium sp. NBC_01495 DNA window includes the following coding sequences:
- a CDS encoding sigma-70 family RNA polymerase sigma factor has product MSSVTRDHRAPDHDTTACSDEQLTVLALAARGGAPADVEAFTRAVYTDVRRFVAYLAGTPSAEDLTQETFVRVLRSLPRFAGRSSARTWLLSIARRVVVDRFRSASCRPRIADLADWQTAAERCQPRGLPGREDGVALADLLAKVPHERREAFVLTQVVGLPYAEAASLIGCPIGTVRSRVARARTQLIESLEAADRAA; this is encoded by the coding sequence ATGAGTTCTGTCACGCGCGATCACCGCGCACCCGACCATGACACCACCGCCTGCTCCGACGAGCAGCTGACGGTGCTCGCACTGGCCGCGCGCGGAGGAGCGCCCGCGGACGTCGAGGCCTTCACCCGCGCGGTCTACACCGACGTGCGCAGGTTCGTCGCCTACCTGGCCGGGACCCCGTCGGCCGAGGACCTGACCCAGGAGACGTTCGTGCGCGTCCTGCGCAGCCTGCCCCGCTTCGCCGGCCGCTCGTCGGCCAGGACCTGGCTGCTGTCCATCGCCCGGCGGGTCGTCGTCGACCGGTTCCGATCGGCGTCCTGCCGTCCCAGGATCGCCGATCTCGCCGACTGGCAGACCGCCGCCGAGCGATGTCAGCCCCGCGGGCTACCGGGACGCGAGGACGGGGTGGCCCTGGCGGACCTGCTGGCCAAGGTGCCGCACGAGCGGCGGGAGGCCTTCGTGCTCACCCAGGTCGTCGGCCTGCCCTACGCCGAGGCCGCCTCGCTGATCGGCTGCCCCATCGGCACGGTGCGCTCCCGGGTGGCGCGAGCCCGCACCCAGCTCATCGAGTCGCTGGAGGCCGCCGACCGGGCCGCCTGA
- a CDS encoding MFS transporter gives MRLERPARPGRPGRPGRGTAGERWVTALLTAAMGVSMLQLFLIGALGPRLVGEAGISRTAIGLTTTAGFGVAALLSLTAGRWVDRLGARRCLVALLLLAAVALALIGAASNTFVLLAAVALGGLPQALANPATNKIIVAVVEPAGRGAVTGWKQSGVQFGALAAGLPLAALAAWTGWRGSVWTAAALAVLIACWALRALPPDPGPAQAPPPRDVPRARVGRLALFSFLLGCGIAAVNTYLALFGVERLELGPVVAAWLIATLGVTGVAGRVGWSRRAGRPGRAEVLLAPLAAGACGAALLLAAASSAPILVWAGAAAVGAFAVAGNAVTMVAVIKRADPRGAGRDSALVSAGFFAGFAAGPPLFAVLVEAAGYGPGWVLVAAEFAVAAAVAAPLRLRAGARR, from the coding sequence ATGCGGCTGGAACGACCGGCACGCCCCGGACGCCCAGGACGCCCAGGACGCGGTACGGCCGGGGAACGGTGGGTGACCGCCCTGCTCACCGCGGCCATGGGCGTGTCGATGCTTCAGCTCTTCCTGATCGGCGCGCTCGGCCCGCGCCTGGTCGGGGAGGCGGGCATCTCCCGTACGGCGATCGGCCTGACCACGACCGCCGGGTTCGGGGTCGCCGCGTTGCTCTCGCTCACCGCCGGTCGCTGGGTGGACCGGCTGGGCGCCCGCCGCTGCCTGGTCGCCCTGCTGCTGCTGGCCGCGGTGGCGCTGGCCCTGATCGGCGCCGCCTCGAACACATTCGTCCTGCTGGCGGCGGTGGCCCTGGGCGGGCTGCCGCAGGCGCTGGCCAACCCCGCCACCAACAAGATCATCGTGGCGGTGGTCGAACCGGCCGGGCGCGGCGCGGTCACCGGCTGGAAACAGTCCGGGGTGCAGTTCGGCGCCCTCGCGGCGGGACTGCCGCTGGCGGCGCTCGCCGCCTGGACGGGATGGCGCGGCTCGGTGTGGACGGCCGCCGCGCTCGCCGTCCTCATCGCCTGCTGGGCCCTTCGCGCGCTGCCGCCCGACCCCGGCCCCGCGCAGGCTCCGCCACCCCGGGACGTGCCGCGCGCCCGCGTCGGCCGGCTGGCGCTGTTCTCCTTCCTGCTCGGCTGCGGGATCGCCGCGGTGAACACCTACCTCGCGCTCTTCGGGGTCGAGCGGCTGGAACTGGGACCGGTCGTGGCGGCGTGGCTGATCGCCACGCTGGGCGTCACCGGCGTGGCGGGCCGGGTCGGCTGGTCGCGGCGGGCCGGCCGTCCGGGCCGGGCCGAAGTACTTCTGGCCCCCCTCGCGGCGGGAGCGTGCGGGGCCGCCCTGCTGCTCGCGGCGGCCTCGTCGGCCCCCATCCTGGTCTGGGCGGGGGCGGCGGCCGTCGGCGCCTTCGCCGTCGCGGGCAACGCGGTCACGATGGTCGCCGTGATCAAGCGCGCCGACCCTCGTGGCGCCGGTCGCGACTCCGCGCTCGTCTCGGCGGGCTTCTTCGCCGGATTCGCCGCCGGGCCACCTTTGTTCGCCGTCCTCGTCGAGGCCGCGGGGTACGGGCCGGGCTGGGTGCTGGTGGCCGCCGAGTTCGCGGTCGCCGCCGCCGTCGCGGCACCGCTGCGGTTGCGGGCCGGGGCGCGCCGATGA
- a CDS encoding metal ABC transporter solute-binding protein, Zn/Mn family, which produces MIILRRFRLTALAAVAALAMLVTAACGSTRETSPAASPSEGGLKVVAASTWEAGFAKAAGATDITVIVPPGVHHAADYDPKPSDLATVAEADVVLYAAFEGFAGRLKEAAGSGAKLIEVSLDNAPDKVKAEVRRLGGEFGTARAAEAWTAAFDTEYAALKEKVTAATGGTAPVIVSQAFVAWAADLAGTRPAGVFGPQPPTAGQISELAAKKPRLVLDNSAMPGGDALSGVRAERVVIDNFPGRGLDLIAVYRAGADALAAALG; this is translated from the coding sequence ATGATCATCTTGCGCCGATTCCGTCTCACCGCCCTGGCCGCCGTCGCCGCGCTGGCCATGCTGGTCACGGCCGCCTGCGGGAGCACCCGGGAGACCTCCCCCGCGGCTTCGCCCTCGGAGGGCGGCCTGAAGGTCGTCGCCGCCTCCACCTGGGAGGCGGGATTCGCCAAGGCCGCGGGCGCGACCGACATCACGGTGATCGTCCCGCCCGGCGTGCACCACGCCGCCGACTACGACCCCAAGCCCTCGGACCTGGCCACGGTGGCCGAGGCCGACGTGGTGCTGTACGCCGCCTTCGAAGGCTTCGCCGGCAGGCTCAAGGAGGCCGCCGGATCCGGGGCCAAGCTGATCGAGGTCTCCCTGGACAACGCCCCCGACAAGGTCAAGGCCGAGGTGCGGCGCCTGGGAGGCGAGTTCGGCACCGCCCGGGCCGCCGAGGCGTGGACCGCGGCCTTCGACACCGAGTACGCCGCGTTGAAGGAGAAGGTCACCGCCGCCACCGGGGGCACCGCGCCGGTGATCGTCTCGCAGGCGTTCGTGGCCTGGGCAGCCGACCTGGCCGGTACCCGGCCCGCCGGGGTGTTCGGCCCGCAGCCGCCCACCGCCGGCCAGATCTCCGAGCTGGCCGCGAAGAAGCCCCGGCTGGTGCTCGACAACTCCGCCATGCCCGGCGGGGACGCGCTGTCCGGCGTGCGGGCCGAGCGCGTGGTCATCGACAACTTCCCCGGCCGGGGGCTGGATCTGATCGCCGTGTACCGGGCAGGCGCCGACGCGCTGGCCGCGGCCCTGGGCTGA
- a CDS encoding metal ABC transporter permease, which yields MNSIWTLLEIPSVRLALLALLLGSVALPIVGVFIVGLDIMPVRFAMMHVALLGIAIGLLTGLDPLLCALVLCALTGGALTPLARSSAGLSGAMGLLMTLAIAAALLVLSISGVNANGAFELLWGSILATRPGDVAALAVLAVLVPVLYGLRRKDLALLLHDRELAVCSGVAVERLTLVLLVVIAVAIASAIRLTGALLVDALTLLPALAARRVGRSLSAMVGWSVVFGLAFNLGGFLLALLLDLPPGPVLVLVGGLCTVLLYSIPERILTK from the coding sequence GTGAACTCGATCTGGACGCTGCTGGAGATCCCCTCGGTCCGGCTGGCCCTGCTGGCGCTGCTGCTCGGCTCGGTGGCGCTGCCGATCGTCGGGGTGTTCATCGTGGGGCTGGACATCATGCCGGTCCGTTTCGCGATGATGCACGTCGCGCTGCTGGGCATCGCGATCGGCCTGCTGACCGGCCTGGACCCGCTGCTGTGCGCGCTGGTGCTGTGCGCGCTGACCGGCGGCGCGCTCACCCCGCTGGCCCGCAGCAGCGCGGGGTTGTCAGGGGCGATGGGCCTGCTGATGACACTGGCCATCGCGGCGGCGCTGCTGGTGCTGTCGATCTCCGGGGTGAACGCCAACGGGGCGTTCGAGCTGCTGTGGGGATCGATCCTGGCGACCCGCCCCGGTGACGTGGCCGCGCTCGCCGTCCTGGCCGTGCTCGTCCCGGTGCTGTACGGGCTGCGCAGAAAGGACCTGGCCCTGCTGCTGCACGACCGTGAGCTGGCCGTCTGCTCGGGGGTGGCCGTGGAGCGGCTCACGCTCGTCCTGCTGGTGGTGATCGCGGTGGCGATCGCCTCGGCCATCCGGCTGACCGGGGCGCTGCTGGTCGACGCGCTCACCCTGCTGCCCGCCCTGGCCGCGCGCCGGGTCGGCCGGTCGCTGTCGGCCATGGTCGGCTGGTCGGTCGTCTTCGGGCTCGCCTTCAACCTGGGCGGCTTCCTGCTCGCCCTGCTCCTCGACCTCCCGCCCGGCCCGGTGCTGGTGCTGGTCGGCGGGCTCTGCACGGTCCTCCTCTACTCGATCCCGGAAAGGATCCTCACGAAATGA
- a CDS encoding ATP-binding cassette domain-containing protein — protein MPVPPPDSPPGSPVSAAGLRLSAVSCRHGRLLAVDAVDLTLSPGEHLAITGTNGSGKSTLLRALLGLHREVSGVIEVSGRRARTPADWTRRRAEVAWIPQRQAAGRFPLLVRELLASGGHAERAFAAAGDLGVAALLDRPLSTLSGGQLQRAYLARALGQVAAGAGLVLADEPTAALDFAGQEQVAGVLAALAVSVVVVTHDRVVAQACGRVAEMAAGRLREVR, from the coding sequence ATGCCCGTCCCCCCTCCCGACTCCCCTCCCGGCTCCCCGGTGAGCGCCGCCGGCCTGCGCCTGTCCGCCGTGAGCTGCCGGCACGGCAGGCTCCTCGCGGTGGACGCCGTCGACCTGACACTCTCCCCCGGCGAGCATCTGGCCATCACCGGCACCAACGGCTCGGGCAAGAGCACGCTGCTGCGCGCGCTGCTCGGACTGCACCGCGAGGTCTCCGGTGTGATCGAGGTCTCCGGACGGCGGGCGCGCACGCCGGCCGACTGGACCCGCCGCCGCGCCGAGGTCGCCTGGATCCCGCAGCGGCAGGCCGCCGGACGCTTCCCGCTGCTGGTCCGCGAACTGCTGGCCAGCGGCGGACACGCCGAGCGGGCGTTCGCCGCGGCCGGGGACCTGGGGGTGGCCGCCCTGCTGGACCGCCCCCTGTCCACCCTTTCGGGTGGTCAGCTGCAGCGCGCCTACCTGGCGCGGGCGCTGGGACAGGTCGCGGCCGGGGCGGGGCTGGTGCTCGCCGACGAGCCGACCGCGGCCCTGGACTTCGCCGGCCAGGAGCAGGTCGCCGGCGTGCTGGCCGCTCTGGCGGTGAGCGTGGTGGTGGTCACCCACGACCGGGTGGTCGCCCAGGCGTGCGGGCGGGTGGCCGAGATGGCCGCCGGGCGGCTGCGGGAGGTCCGGTGA